In Leptodactylus fuscus isolate aLepFus1 chromosome 2, aLepFus1.hap2, whole genome shotgun sequence, one genomic interval encodes:
- the LOC142194234 gene encoding uncharacterized protein LOC142194234: MFARHLSASDCSDIVVPIRCQDVTVYFSMEEWEYLEGHQDRYKGIIIGNHPPEVDNHRNYMAAKILDLTLEIVSLIAGEDYTVVKKSSGECVTPRVSGGWSRTPSPITEPPPHSLRHEQKILELTSRITELLSGEVPIRCQDVTVYFSMEEWEYLEGHKDLYKEVMMEDQQPLTSADGASPRNPPERCPSPPYSQDCPEDPELNVPLDPQVPYVGSFQDSDESRATNGLEIPISVSDHGEDWMRAPHENTFLSPFFDVENHQSHLFLHERNPTDKKPFTCSECGKLFGSKSGLARHERIHTGNLPFSCVGCGKCFMSRSYLEKHQIIHTGEKPYSCGQCGKCFLHKQSLENHLRIHTGEKPFSCPECKKSFTYRSVLVEHLKTHTGEKPFTCPECGKCFTNKTNLVSHLRIHTKEKPFSCPTCGKCFLLKGPLEKHLRIHTGEKLFSCSECGKSFTQKTHLVEHQRIHTGEKPFSCSECGKCFPQKSALVYHMKTHTGRKPFSCTECGKCFIQKINFVEHQRSHTGEKPFSCSECGKCFPYKKGLVEHLRIHTGEKPYSCTECGKSFTHKSNFATHQRSHTGEKPYSCTKCGKCFTLKSNFARHQRAQSCEKTC; encoded by the exons ATGTTcgcgagacacctgtctgcatcagactgctcagatatcgtG gttcctataaggtgtcaggatgtcactgtctatttctccatggaggagtgggagtatttagaaggacaccaGGATCGGTACAAGGGCATTATAATAGGAAATCATCCACCCGAGGTGGACAATCACAGAAACTACATGGCCGCCAAGATATTAGATCTCACCCTGGAGATCGTCTCCTTGATCGCTGGAGAG gattacacagtagtgaagaagtcgtctggtgagtgtgtgacaccccgtgtgtcaggaggatggagcaggaccccgagccccatcaccgagcctccacctcattcactgagacatgagcagaagatcctagaacttaccagcaggatcactgagctgctgagcggagag gttcctataaggtgtcaggatgtcactgtctatttctccatggaggagtgggagtatttagaaggacacaaggatctgtacaaggaggtgatgatggaggatcagcagcccctcacatcagcag ATGGAGCCAGTCCGAGAAATCcaccagagagatgtcccagtcctccatATTCCCAGGATTGTCCAGAGGATCCAGAGCTGAATGTCCCACTGGATCCTCAG GTCCCTTATGTTGGGTCTTTCCAGGACAGTGATGAGAGTAGAGCGACAAATGGACTGGAGATCCCCATATCAGTGTCAGACCATG GTGAAGACTGGATGAGGGCTCCCCATGAAAATACCTTTTTATCTCCTTTTTTTGACGTAGAGAATCATCAATCTCATCTCTTCTTACACGAGAGAAATCCCACAGACAAAAAACCGTtcacatgttcagaatgtgggaaattgtTTGGCTCTAAATCAGGTCTCGCtcgacatgagagaattcacacggggaaTCTGCCGTTTTCATGTGTGGGGTGTGGAAAATGCTTCATGAGTAGAAGTTATTTGGAGAAACATCAGataattcacacgggggagaagccgtattcatgtgggcaatgtgggaaatgcttcttGCATAAACAATCCCTCGAAAACcatctgagaattcacacaggagagaagcccttTTCATGTCCCGAATGTAAGAAATCTTTCACCTACAGGTCAGTTCTCGTTGAACATCtgaaaactcacacaggggagaagccattcacGTGTcccgaatgtggcaaatgttttaccaACAAAACCAATCTGGTGAGCCACCTGCGAATTCACACAAAGGAGAAGCCGTTTTCATGTCCAacgtgtgggaaatgttttttgcTTAAAGGTCCTCTGGAGAAACATCTGAgaattcatacaggagagaagctattctcgtgttcagaatgtgggaaatcttttaccCAAAAAACACACCTTGtggaacatcagagaattcacacgggggagaagccattttcctgCTCTGAATGTGGCAAGTGTTTTCCCCAAAAATCAGCTCTTGTTTATCATATGAAAACCCACACGGGGAGGAAACCGTTCTCGTGTACAGAGTGCGGGAAGTGTTTTATCCAGAAGATAAATTTTGTGgaacatcagagaagtcacacgggggagaagccattctcatgttcagaatgtgggaaatgtttcccCTATAAGAAAGGTCTTGTTGAACATttgagaattcacacgggggagaagccttattcatgtactgaatgtgggaaatcttttaccCATAAGTCAAATTTTGCTACACATCAGAGaagccacacgggggagaagccgtattcatgtaccaaatgtgggaagtgttttactCTGAAGTCAAATTTTGCTAGACATCAACGAGCTCAGTCATGTGAGAAGACATGTTAG